GCGAACACGCGAAAAGGAACCGTCCCGGTGCCCCAGAGTGGCAGACAGGGCGACAAACGGGCGCTCACTGCACGTCTCAGTCGGCGAACGCGTCCGCCAGTCGGTCGCGCATGAACTCACGCCGGACCCGGCGGGACCGCGAGTCGGAGAGGTAGTTCCGCACGACGACCCGGGGGTCGCTGCTCCCCTGCTCCGCGGCGATGGTCTCGACCCCCTCGAGGACGCCCTCCAGGACGGCGGTGTAGGTGTCGTACCAGAAGCGCCGACACAGCTGTGGACTCGGCCGCTCCCCGCCGATACGGGCGGGGAGGTCGGCCTCGGCAGCGAGCGCCTGGAACCAGTTCCGGACCGTGTTACGGGTCACGTGGGGCGTTTCGCCCCGAGCGGAGGGGAAGAGATAACCCGTCCACGCGTCGTCGACCGCCAGTTCGTCGACGCGCGCATCGAGCGCCGCGAGGCCGAACAGCACCGAAACCTCGCCCGGACCGTTCTTGCGGTCGTCGAACCGGACGTAAGGGACGTCGTCGTCGGGGACGTCACGGGTAATCTGTGAGGCGTGCAGCGCGGCGACCTCGCTCGCCCTGAGTCCCCACCCGGCGAGGGCGGTCACCAGGAGTCGGTCCCGCGGGGTCGAGGCCGCCCGCGTCAGCGCCCGGACGTGTGTCGCCGAGAGCGCCGGCGTCGACGACGCGGCCGTCTCCCACTTGAACTCGTCGTAGAGGCCGCTCGCGGGGTTCAGCGAGGCGACGCGCCGCCCCACCAGGTGCTGGTACCAGGCGTCGACGACGCGGCGCACCCGCTGGAGCGTCTGGGCGCTGTACGCACGGTCGGCCCCCTCGTTCAACCAGTCGAACGCCGCGTAGCAGGCGTCGACGGCCGCGTGGGCGGGCGTCTCGCGCTCACGGAGGACCGGCGTGAGGAGGTCGTCCGTCCCGTTCGCCTCCCGGTACGCTCGCACGTAGAGGTTCAGTCGGGTTCGAAGGGCGTCGACGGACGACGCCGCGAGCCCGTGTCGCGACCGCCGACGGTCGAGGAAGCGTTCGAGGGCGTCGACGGTCCGCCCGTCCGCGGTCGCCCACGCGTAGCCGTCGTCGACCGACCCGAGTCCGAGGTCCTCGGTCCAGAACTCCCCGAAGGAACGGCCGTGATGGCGCCGCAGCGCCGCGAGAAACGACCGGGCCCCGTGGTCGCGGAACCACTGGTGCGTGGGTCGCTCGCACGTCGGGTCGATACCCGTCGCCTCCAGACACGGGGCGACCCGGTCGCGGTACAGGGCGACGAACTCCTCCAGCGAACACGCCGACCACCGAACGTCGTCGAACGAGGGCGTTCGACGGCCGTCGAGTCCGTCCGTTTCGGTCGGCTCCGGCCGGGTCATTCGAGCCCCCGTCGACTCGGTCGGTCCGCGCGTCGAGCGCGACGAGGCTCGGCGGGAAGCCCGCTCGCTGGCCGGTCCGCCGGTGGTGAGAGCGCCATCTACTGGTCGTACGCCGTTTCAGTCGGTTTACTAATCAATCTGTGGGTTAGGCAGACCAGTTCAGTCTGCGTACCCCACGCCCCTCACGCACCGAAATGACCCCAAATCGATGAATTCTATGTTGATATATCGAAATCGCGAGCAGTGGTTCCACAGAGGTTCGGCGTTTGGATTTCTACAAATCACACGCTCGAAGGACTGTACCACCCGTGAATCAGTCAGTAGTAGATATTCACCAGCTGTCACTCTACCATGAGTCACCAGTCAGCACCGCAGCGGGTCGTCGGCCACTCAGCAGTCATCAGTTGCCGCTTTTGATAGACACTGAGCGTGAGTCTGTCATCAGTCTCAGGCGGATTGTTATCGGGTACGTCGGTAGGGGTGTTGGTACTGCTAATAGGATATGTGGGATGGCCACTTGCCCAAAGTGATTTATTAATCTATAAATTATAATTCATATCAATGGTCCTTGGAACACTCCTGAACCTCTTCTTCGACTTCATATTTATCGTGATTGCAGTGTATGTCGGGGCGTACTTAGCACTTGCAAACTTTCATTATACCTCAGAACCAGACAGTACAGCCTCCACCGGTGACACACCACCCGAGACACGGGACGAGTGAGTAGTTCCCCGAGTACAGAGCGCGTCTCTCGCTCCCCGCTCAGTTGGCGATAATCCGGGCGATCCAGACGATCGGGACGACCGGGATGGCCAGTCCCGTGACCAGAAGCACGATCGCGATCAGGACTTTCTCCGCACGACTCGAGTCGTGCCATATCGAGTGCCACATGTCGTCGATCGACTGTGCCGTTCGCTGAATCAGTTGAGCCATGTTCTGAATTCCGGGTAACGAGACCAAAAGCCTGCGGCCTGCACGAGTCGGAGACGCTTCGAGGACGGACCGGCTCACCGTCCGGGGGGTCTGCGTGTCGAGCGAACGTGTTCACGGAGCCCGTAGACGAAGGGGGCGCCGAGGACGACCGCGCCCCCACCCATGAGCGTGTACCCGAGCGTCGAGATGCGGCGGCTGTCCTCCTCCCCGACGACGAGGACCCCACGCATGCCCTCCTCGCCGTACTCGGTACACTCGTACCTGCTCACGCCATCGCCGTCGAACGCGACCGCGAAGCGGTGTCCCGCCCCCGCGACCTGTTCGCTGTGGTACCCGAGGTCGGCGTCCGTCACGTCGTAGAGCTGGTCGCCGACCCACTCCCAGACGACGGTCGTCCCGGGGTCGATACGCATCGCCGGCGGGTCGAACGCGTACGGGCCCCCGTTGCCCTCCGCGCCCACCTCGACGACGACCTCGGACTCACCGCGCCGGTCGACGAGTTCGTGGTAGTTCTCGGTGTCCGCCAGCCAGCCGTCGTAGGTCTCGTCGGGACGGGTCGGCGTGTCGGTCCCACCGCCGCCACCGCCCAGCGAGACCGTCACGTCACCGACCACGACGGCGCCTCTCATCCCCACCGACTCGTGGGGGGTACAGGCGTAGCGCGTGACCCCTGTCGAGTCGAGGGTCGTCTCGAAGGTGTCGCCGCTCGACTGGTAGTACTCCGATTCGAACGCGCCGTCCTTCGCGACGACGTTGTGGGACCCACCGTCGCCGGTCCACGTCCAGACGACGGTCGTCCCGGGGTCGACGCGGACGGCAGCGGGCGCGAACGCGAACGCACCGCCGTTCCCCGCTGCCCCCACGGTGACCTCGACGCGTGACTGTCCGCGGGCGTCGGTCACCTCCGCGACGCCCTCGGTGTTCGCGAACCACGCCGCGAGGTCGACCGCCGCTCCGCCCGCCTGCGCCGTCGCGGAACCCGCGAGCAGTCCCGGTGCGACCATCGCACCGGCCGTCGCCGCGAGGAACCGCCGGCGAGTCGTGTCGGTCATCGCCATCACGCCTCGTACCCCGCGTAGTCCATCACCGTCCGGAACAGTTCGGTGTCCATCGCCTCCCGGTAGACGACCGCGTTGAGCATTCCGCCGGGGTAGGACGACCCGTTGCGGACGTGGTCGACCTTGTGACAGTGCATGAGGTAGATGCCGGGGTCGGCGTCGGCCTCGAACTCCACGGTGTACCGTTCGGCAGGCGCGACGTTCACCACGTCCTGGTCGAACTGGAGCGCCTCGGGCATCGGACTGCCGTCCTTCTCGACGACGCGGAACCGGTGGTTGTGGACGTGCAGCGGGTGGCTCATGAACCCGGCGTTGACCCAGTGGACACGGACCGTGTCACCCGATTCGACGATGACGGGCGAGCCGGTCTCGGGGTGGAACGTCGCGGGCGCGGACTTCCCGTTGAACGTGAAGGCGTCGGCCGTCCGACCGGTGAGGTCGTAGCTGACGTCCTCACCGCCGTGTTGTCGCGACAGGCGGGTGTCCCACTCCTTGGCCGTCATGAAGTACTCCTTGTCCGCTTCCTCGTAGCCCTCCGGGTCGACGCGCAGGATGCCGTACATCCCCATGTCCATGTGCATCGGCGTCTGGTAGTGGCAGTGATACAGGTGGGTCCCGGGGACGTTCGCCGGGATGTCGTAGGTGTGGCTCTCGCCGGGCATCACCGTGATACCGGTCGTCGTCGGCACCCCGTCGTTCTCCCACGTCTTGCGCACGCCGTGGAAGTGCAGCGTGTGAGGGACCTCCATCTCGGAGTTGTCGAGGGTGATCTTCAGGTCGTTCCCCTCGGTCGTCCGGAGGATGGGACCGGGGACGCTCGGCGTGCCGTCGTCGGCCTGGAACGCCCAGACGACGGGGAGGTCGACCGGTCCGCCCATCGTCTCGCCAGGGTGGATGGCGTGGTGCGCCATCACCGACTTGATCGTCACCTCGTGCCCCCGCTCGTCGAGGTTCACGACCTCCGGACGGCCGGTCGAGGGGAGGTCGGAGGGGGCCCGGGTGCTGTTGGGAGCGGTGTCGACGACGGATGCGGACGGCGACGACACCGTGGTACAACCCGCCGTCGCGAGGAGACCGGCCGACCCGGTCGCGGCGAGGAACTGTCGTCGGGAGATACCTCGTCCAGGAGCGCCAATCTCGGACATACATATAACCGTTGAACAGTGCGGGAGATAAGCAGGTCATCCGATTCTCGGGGCGTAGGAACGAGCCGCTAGTGGGAGGAGCCCCCGAGTGCTAGGTTCGAGGGAACGTGTCCAGCAGGTGAGACCACGCCCTTCGACGGGTCACGTGGCAGGTTCCGGCGCGAGCCACCCGAGGGCGACGCCGGAGACGGCGACGACGCCGGCGAGGAGGAAGGCCGCGTCGAAGCCGGCGGTGTCGACGACAGCGCCACCGACGATCGGCGCGACGAACGCCCCGGCGAGGCCGACGCTCGTCTGGAACGCTACCGCCGTCGCGGCGACGCGGGCGTCGACGAGTTCCCGGACGTAGCTGAACGAGAGCCCGATCGTCAACTGAATCGCGAACCCACTGGCGAGCAGCACGGCCACCAGGACCGGTATCGCCTGTAGTCGCGTGAAGCCGAAGACGAGCGGCGCCGCGACCACGAACGAACCCACCACGACGGGCTGTCGTCGACCGCTGAACACCCGGTCCGAGAGGATACCGCTGCTGGTCCGCGACAGGACGCCCACTGCAGGAAACACGGAGACGAGGAGGCCACTCACCGCCACCGAGAGGCCCATCTCGCGGGTGAGATACGGCCCACCCCAGCTGTTGACGAACAGGTACAGGGCGTACCCGAGGAACCCGAGCCCGCCGACCAGCCAGACGTGGCGGTCGCGGAGGACGGCCCCGAACTCGGAGAGCGACGGTGCGTCCCCGGCGCTGTGACCGAGCCCCCGACTCGTCGGCCAGAAGAGCACGAGACCGAGGAGGGCGAGCCCGTTGAACGCGAGGAAGATGGCCGGCCAGCCGAACCGTGCCGCGATCAGTGGTCCGACCGCCTGGCCGAGGGCGAACCCGACCGGTCCGCTGGCGGTGAAGATTCCGACGGCCGTCGCGCGGCGGTCGCGCTCGACCGCTCTGCTGACGATGTCGATGCCGGCGTTCCAGACGGCGACGTACGCGACTCCACCCAGTACGCGGGACGCCACGACGGACCGGAAGTCACCGCTGCGGCCAGCCACCCACCCCCACACCCCGGCGACGAACAGCGTGAGAACGGCGACGGCCATCGCCGTTCGCGTGTTCGTCCGGTCGAGCCCGATACCGATGGGGACGCTCGCCACGACGGCCGTCCCGAACATCGTGCCCACGAGGAGTCCCGCCGCCGTCGCATCCACACCGAGCGACTCCTGAACCAGTGGCGTCACGCTCGCAGGGGCGATCTCGTAGGCAGCGAGCCCCGTCGAGATGAGACTGGCTCCGGCGACGAGTCCCCAGAGTCGTCGCGGCTGTCGGTCGGGGGGCGGACCACCTGCTCGGGCGGTGTTCACCACCGTCGATCGTTCGGTCATCTCCGGTCGCTCCGTGGTCTTCGACCGAGGGTGCGATAACTCTGCCTGGTATGCGATAGATGGTTCCCCTCGACGGGGAACGAGGACTGCCACGTCCGGACGGGCGACCCGCCCGGTGGAGGGAGTGTGCGACCGGGGCGCGAACGTCCCCGTACGTCGACACGGCCGTCGGCGTCCGGGCGGTGTGCGTGGAGTGGACACCCGGTGTCGGGTGCGGTGCAGCTCGGACTCGGCGTGTCCGGACAGTCGTCTTCGACGAGGTATCCCGTACTCACTGTCCAGGGCTCGGGTCGTCTCGGACTTATCGATGGGTGTTGAACACCGAATGAAGTAACGGCAGACGCGTTCGTGTTTCAACAGTGCGAACAGCTATCGCTCCACAAACGGTTCCTCGCCGGACCCCCCGACGGACCGTCGATTCGGTCCGCCGTTCGAACGACGCTGCCAGCGCGCGCTGCTCCCCGAGTGACTGCGACCTCCGCTCCCGAACGCCGGTACGTTCAACCAGCTCGACGTTCAGTATTCAACAATGGTTCCCCCCGCTGGACCCCTCGATGCGACACACATCGCGCTCGTCGGAGCGGCACGGTGGATGGACGCGTTCGGAGAGCGGTTGGAGACCGAGACGGCGGCCGCCGTGCGGCGGGTTCCGACGGCAGCGACGGCGCTCGACGTCGTCCGGGAGGACGCCGTCGACTGTGTCGTCTGTGAACACACGCCCGAGGCCGCCTCCGGTGTCGACCTCGTGGCGTCGATCCGAGAGGAGACGGCGACGCTTCCAGTCGTCATGTGTACGGCCGACGGCGACGAGGCGACGGCGAGTGCCGCCATCGGCGCGGGCGTCTCGGATTACGTCGCACTGGACGAACCGCCCGACGACCAGTTCGACGACCTCCTCGCTCGTGTGGACCGGGCCGTCCGGAACGCGAAGCGAGCGACGACGCGGCGAGACAGAGCCCGACAGTTCGACGCCATCTTCCACGACGCCCGGGCCGCGACCTGGGTGCTCGACGCCGACGGGACGGTCGTTCGGGTCAACGAGACGGCTCGTGACCAGGTATCCGGCACCGTCGAGGACGTCGTCGGGGAGCCGTTCTGGGCGCTCCCCTGGTGGGCACACGACGACGCGGTCCGGGCGGACGTCCAGCGAGTCGTCGAGACCGCACGTCGGGGGCGGTTCGGCCACGCGGTCGTCCCTCGCTCGTCGTTCGAGGAGCCGGCCGACGTCGTCGAACTCTCCGCCCGTCCCGTCCACGACGGGTTCGGTGACCTCGTCTCGGTCGTCGTCGAAGGGGTCGACATCACCGAGCGCGTGACGCTCGAACGCGACCTCCGCCGGTCCGAGGAGCTCCACCGGGTGACGCTCAACAACATGACCGATACGATCCTCATGACCGACGAGTCCGGTGAGTACACCTACGTCTGTCCGAACGTCCACTTCATCTTCGGGTACACCGCCGAGGAGATCCGCCGACGGCGACCGGTCGACGACCTCCTCGGCGAGGACCTGTTCGACCGCGACGAACTCGCCGCGAAGGGCGTCCTCAAGAACATCGAGTGTACCGCGACGGACAAGGCTGGACGCGAACACACGCTGCTGGTCAACGTCCGCGAGGTGTCGATTCAGGACGGCACGCTGCTGTACAGCTGTCGCGACATCACGAAGCGAAAGCAGCGCGAAGAGGCGTTGGCGACGCTCCACAGGACGGCCCGGGACGTCCTGTACGCCGAGACGCCGTACGGGATCGCACAGCACATCGTCGACGATGCCGCCGGCGTCGTCCATCTCGACGCGAGTGCGGTGTACCTGTTCGACGCCGACGAGAACGAGCTACGGCCGGTCGCGCAGTCCGCCGCGATGCGTGCGTTGCACGGCCCGCTGCCGACGGTACGAGCGGACGACCCGGGACTCGTCAGCGACAGTTTCCTGAACGACGAGCCGCTGTTCTTCGACGACGTCCACGACTCGGAGCGACTCGACAACCGCGCGACCGACCTCCGAAGTGTCGCCTACATCCCGCTGGGCGACCACGGCGTGTTCGTCGTCGGCTCGGCGGCGGTCGGTCGGTTCGACCCGGTGAGCCGGGAGCTGGCGGACCTGTTGGCGGCGACCGGCGAGGCCGCGCTCGACCGCGTCCGACGCGAGGGTCGATTGCGACGACAGGAACGACAGCTCCAGCGACGAAACGCCGAGCTCACCGCCCTCAACCGTATCAACGAGATCATCCGGGAGATCGACCAGGCGCTCGTCGCGGCCGAAACCCGCGCGGAGATCGACCACGCGGTCTGCGAGCGCCTGACCGACGACGACCGGTTCTCGTTCGCGTGGATCGGTGTGCTCGACACCGCGAACGACGTCGTCGAGCCACGCTCGTGGGCCGGGGAGGAACGTGGCTATCTGGACGCTCGCTCGTTCACCGTCGCGGCGTCGGCGGTCGAACCGGCTGGCCGGACCGCAGCGACCCACGCCGTGACGACCGTCGACAACGTCGCCGAGCGCCTCCGACAGGAACCGTGGCGAACGGACGCCCTCTCGCGCGACTTCCTCTCGATCGTGAGCGTGCCGCTCGCCTACGACGAGTTCACCTACGGCGTCCTGACGGTGTACGCGGACACCCAGGGGGCGTTCGACGACACGACGCGGGACGTCGTCGTCGAACTCGGCGAGACCATCGCGTCCGCGACCAGTGCGATCGAACGGAAGAACGCGTTACTGACGACGTCCGTGACACGCGTCGAGTTCGGCGTCGACGACCCGTCGTTCGTTCTCACGCGCCTCGCCCGGGACGCGGAGTGTCGACTCACCTATCGAGGCGGCGTCCAGCAGACCGAACGCGGGAGCGACGTCTTCGTGACGGTCGACGGCGCGCCCGTCGAGGCGGTTCGGGAGGCGGCGAGTGCCCTCGTGGCCATCGAGCGGGTCCAACCCATCAGTTCCGACGCGTCCGGTGGCGTCGTCCGACTGCGAATCGCACAGCCGTTTCTGGCCCTCGAACTGGCCGACCACGGTGCGGTCCTCCAGCGGGTCGTCGCCGAGGACACCGGGACCACGCTCCGCATCGACGTCCCGGAGTCGGTCGACGTTCGCCACATCACTCAACTGGTCTCGAACTCGGTCGACGGCGTCGAGTTGCGGTCGAAGCGGACGCTCGATCGCTCGTCGACGCGAGACCTCTACTCGCGGTTCCTGGAGCAGGTCACCGACCGCCAACTCGAGGTGCTCCAGACCGCGTACTACAGCGGGTTCTTCGAGTCGCCACGGGACAGTACCGGCGAGGACGTCGCGGCGGCGCTCGACATCTCGCCGGCCGCGTTCTATCGGCACGCGCGCACCGTGCAACGCAAACTCTTCTCGACCCTGTTCGACGAGGTCGGCGTCGCCGCGTTCCCGGCGACGGGGAACTGACGTCGGGACCACAGTGGCTCGCCGGTTGCTCGTCGTCACGCGACTGCTGTGGGAGGCACGGTGCGGGGAGGGGGGAGGTTCGAGTACGTTGAACAACGAACTGGCGTGTTCTACGCCGGTTGGATGTTGAACTAGTACGCGGATAAGCCGACACGGCGTACGTCCTCGTGACGATGAGAGATGTCGAATACGACCCCCGGGAGGAATCGGCGTACGAGTGCTTCGACTGCGGCACCATCGTGGTCGCCGAGTCCTGTCCGAGTGCGTGCCCCGACTGTGGCGGCGCGATGCGCAACCGCTTGACGACGTTCGAATAGGCCGCGGTGAGCGACGCACGGCAGTCGGCACGGCCGGATGCAGCCGAAACCTCCGCGTCCGGTCGGAGATGACTCTGCCCCCCTCGGCGACGCGGTCGCCGTACGTACCGTCGAGTCGTCAGTTCGTGTACCCCTCACCGTCGACCGGTCCGGCAAACGTCCCGTAGAGGAACTTGAAGTACCACAGCACCAGCACCAGGACCGGCAGCCCGAACACCGTGGTGAGATTCAGCGCGAGCGGCGAGACGACGGCGGCGTCGATGGTCAGCCCGCTCGCGGGGTAGATCGTCGGGTACAGCAGGACGGCGACGAGGCCGACGAGGAGGAACGACAGCACGAACGTGGTACCGAACCACAGTCGGTGGCGACCCCGCCGTGCAGCGACGAGCCCGCCGACGCCGACGCCGACGCTGGCGAGGACGACCGCGGCCGCAGGCGCCGTGAGGAGTAGCGTCCGCACGTCGGAGGGACCGAGCCAGTAGACGACGCCCAGCAGGACGACGACCCCGCCGAGGTAGGCAACGGTCGAGGCGGTCCCGTATCGAACCATATCGTCGGCGAGCGAGCCGCTGGTTTTCGCCGCGACGAACGCTGCGCCGC
The nucleotide sequence above comes from Halomarina ordinaria. Encoded proteins:
- a CDS encoding rubrerythrin-like domain-containing protein, giving the protein MRDVEYDPREESAYECFDCGTIVVAESCPSACPDCGGAMRNRLTTFE
- a CDS encoding bacterio-opsin activator domain-containing protein, with the protein product MVPPAGPLDATHIALVGAARWMDAFGERLETETAAAVRRVPTAATALDVVREDAVDCVVCEHTPEAASGVDLVASIREETATLPVVMCTADGDEATASAAIGAGVSDYVALDEPPDDQFDDLLARVDRAVRNAKRATTRRDRARQFDAIFHDARAATWVLDADGTVVRVNETARDQVSGTVEDVVGEPFWALPWWAHDDAVRADVQRVVETARRGRFGHAVVPRSSFEEPADVVELSARPVHDGFGDLVSVVVEGVDITERVTLERDLRRSEELHRVTLNNMTDTILMTDESGEYTYVCPNVHFIFGYTAEEIRRRRPVDDLLGEDLFDRDELAAKGVLKNIECTATDKAGREHTLLVNVREVSIQDGTLLYSCRDITKRKQREEALATLHRTARDVLYAETPYGIAQHIVDDAAGVVHLDASAVYLFDADENELRPVAQSAAMRALHGPLPTVRADDPGLVSDSFLNDEPLFFDDVHDSERLDNRATDLRSVAYIPLGDHGVFVVGSAAVGRFDPVSRELADLLAATGEAALDRVRREGRLRRQERQLQRRNAELTALNRINEIIREIDQALVAAETRAEIDHAVCERLTDDDRFSFAWIGVLDTANDVVEPRSWAGEERGYLDARSFTVAASAVEPAGRTAATHAVTTVDNVAERLRQEPWRTDALSRDFLSIVSVPLAYDEFTYGVLTVYADTQGAFDDTTRDVVVELGETIASATSAIERKNALLTTSVTRVEFGVDDPSFVLTRLARDAECRLTYRGGVQQTERGSDVFVTVDGAPVEAVREAASALVAIERVQPISSDASGGVVRLRIAQPFLALELADHGAVLQRVVAEDTGTTLRIDVPESVDVRHITQLVSNSVDGVELRSKRTLDRSSTRDLYSRFLEQVTDRQLEVLQTAYYSGFFESPRDSTGEDVAAALDISPAAFYRHARTVQRKLFSTLFDEVGVAAFPATGN
- a CDS encoding multicopper oxidase domain-containing protein codes for the protein MSEIGAPGRGISRRQFLAATGSAGLLATAGCTTVSSPSASVVDTAPNSTRAPSDLPSTGRPEVVNLDERGHEVTIKSVMAHHAIHPGETMGGPVDLPVVWAFQADDGTPSVPGPILRTTEGNDLKITLDNSEMEVPHTLHFHGVRKTWENDGVPTTTGITVMPGESHTYDIPANVPGTHLYHCHYQTPMHMDMGMYGILRVDPEGYEEADKEYFMTAKEWDTRLSRQHGGEDVSYDLTGRTADAFTFNGKSAPATFHPETGSPVIVESGDTVRVHWVNAGFMSHPLHVHNHRFRVVEKDGSPMPEALQFDQDVVNVAPAERYTVEFEADADPGIYLMHCHKVDHVRNGSSYPGGMLNAVVYREAMDTELFRTVMDYAGYEA
- a CDS encoding tyrosine-type recombinase/integrase, with the translated sequence MTRPEPTETDGLDGRRTPSFDDVRWSACSLEEFVALYRDRVAPCLEATGIDPTCERPTHQWFRDHGARSFLAALRRHHGRSFGEFWTEDLGLGSVDDGYAWATADGRTVDALERFLDRRRSRHGLAASSVDALRTRLNLYVRAYREANGTDDLLTPVLRERETPAHAAVDACYAAFDWLNEGADRAYSAQTLQRVRRVVDAWYQHLVGRRVASLNPASGLYDEFKWETAASSTPALSATHVRALTRAASTPRDRLLVTALAGWGLRASEVAALHASQITRDVPDDDVPYVRFDDRKNGPGEVSVLFGLAALDARVDELAVDDAWTGYLFPSARGETPHVTRNTVRNWFQALAAEADLPARIGGERPSPQLCRRFWYDTYTAVLEGVLEGVETIAAEQGSSDPRVVVRNYLSDSRSRRVRREFMRDRLADAFAD
- a CDS encoding halocyanin domain-containing protein — protein: MTDTTRRRFLAATAGAMVAPGLLAGSATAQAGGAAVDLAAWFANTEGVAEVTDARGQSRVEVTVGAAGNGGAFAFAPAAVRVDPGTTVVWTWTGDGGSHNVVAKDGAFESEYYQSSGDTFETTLDSTGVTRYACTPHESVGMRGAVVVGDVTVSLGGGGGGTDTPTRPDETYDGWLADTENYHELVDRRGESEVVVEVGAEGNGGPYAFDPPAMRIDPGTTVVWEWVGDQLYDVTDADLGYHSEQVAGAGHRFAVAFDGDGVSRYECTEYGEEGMRGVLVVGEEDSRRISTLGYTLMGGGAVVLGAPFVYGLREHVRSTRRPPGR
- a CDS encoding MFS transporter, whose protein sequence is MTERSTVVNTARAGGPPPDRQPRRLWGLVAGASLISTGLAAYEIAPASVTPLVQESLGVDATAAGLLVGTMFGTAVVASVPIGIGLDRTNTRTAMAVAVLTLFVAGVWGWVAGRSGDFRSVVASRVLGGVAYVAVWNAGIDIVSRAVERDRRATAVGIFTASGPVGFALGQAVGPLIAARFGWPAIFLAFNGLALLGLVLFWPTSRGLGHSAGDAPSLSEFGAVLRDRHVWLVGGLGFLGYALYLFVNSWGGPYLTREMGLSVAVSGLLVSVFPAVGVLSRTSSGILSDRVFSGRRQPVVVGSFVVAAPLVFGFTRLQAIPVLVAVLLASGFAIQLTIGLSFSYVRELVDARVAATAVAFQTSVGLAGAFVAPIVGGAVVDTAGFDAAFLLAGVVAVSGVALGWLAPEPAT